CAAATACAATTTATTTTGTATTACGACAATTTTTCTTGAAAAAACTTCATTATTAAATAAAAGGATTAAAAGACGAAAAGTTATACTCAAGACAGTATTAAGAATTACAAAAACTAATAGATATCTGGATAGATTAAATGTCTTCTGAAAAAATGTCTTCTCCATTACAAAATTCCTTTCTTTGTATAGTAGGTCGGACATAACAACGGTAATACTTGATAAGGGTGCTCACTGTCAATGATTTGAATTAAGCCTGTACCTTTGCCAATAGGAATCACAATCCCTTCTGGATCCAGATCTGGAAATAAAAATTGTGTTGTTTTTTGGTTGATATTCCCAATTTGAATGAGTACATTCATTTGTTCTCGAACAGAGACCGGGATTGTGTTATGGTCAAAACGTTGACTAACTAATAAAAGATGCACTCTGGTCGCACGTCCAAGAAGTGCAACTTGGGATAAGAGGGAAAAGAAAGATTCTTTTATCGTTTTATTGACACCTTCCGATAACGCTAGAACTTCATCTATGACAATAGTTAAATGTTTAAACTCTTGATCTGGATTATCATAGAGAATTTCTTGACGTTCTTGGATAAGATTCAAACATGAACTAAGATTTTCATTTATCTCTGATACAAAATCTGATTTAGATCGATTTCTTTGAGGATGGAGAACAGGAAATCCATTTTCCCGGGCCCAACGACTAGGTGTATCAAACTTAGGATCCACAATGATTAAATCGGAAAAATTTTTCAGTAAACTTAGAAAATAAGTCAAAGCATAAGATTTTCCAGAACCACTATTTCCTGCGATAGCTATAGAAGTTACTTTATTAAAATCCAGAGTTAGATTTTTCATTATTGGTACTGTGTTAATTTCTTGCTTCAAAACAAACTGATCTAAATCTGAAATTACAAGTCTTTCTGAAATTCCTACTTTCCAAGGGAAAAATAATCCTCTTTGAACGTGGATATCATCGGTTTCAAGAGCAACAAAGTAAGCAGAATTTTGTTTAAGTACTGTATATCGTGGATAAAGAGCAGCGTTAGCAATCAGAAAAATCTTCTGGTAGAGTTCATCATCAATGATGTACCCAGCTGGC
This genomic stretch from Streptococcus sp. 1643 harbors:
- a CDS encoding cell division protein FtsK, which produces MTDKELAQYLLQALNMGLGSIMQGESSYTSSFSTRILQDGFLFIPRLPAGYIIDDELYQKIFLIANAALYPRYTVLKQNSAYFVALETDDIHVQRGLFFPWKVGISERLVISDLDQFVLKQEINTVPIMKNLTLDFNKVTSIAIAGNSGSGKSYALTYFLSLLKNFSDLIIVDPKFDTPSRWARENGFPVLHPQRNRSKSDFVSEINENLSSCLNLIQERQEILYDNPDQEFKHLTIVIDEVLALSEGVNKTIKESFFSLLSQVALLGRATRVHLLLVSQRFDHNTIPVSVREQMNVLIQIGNINQKTTQFLFPDLDPEGIVIPIGKGTGLIQIIDSEHPYQVLPLLCPTYYTKKGIL